In Pseudomonas putida, a genomic segment contains:
- a CDS encoding saccharopine dehydrogenase family protein, protein MKKNVLIIGAGGVAKVVAHKCAQHNDELGRIAIASRNISKCQAIIDSVKAKGSLKVPADIRAFSLNALDVEATKALIRETGSQIVINVGSAFLNMSVLRACIDTGVAYLDTAIHEEPGKICETPPWYGNYEWKHLEECQQKNITAILGVGFDPGVVNSYAKLAQQQYFDRIDSIDILDVNAGSHGKYFATNFDPEINFREFTGQVWSWQNSQWTSNTMFEVKRTDDLPVVGSQNLYLTGHDEVHSISKNLDVPNVRFWMSFGEHYINVFTVLKNLGLLSEQPVKTAEGLEVVPLKVVKAVLPDPASLAPGYTGKTCIGDLVKGTKDGQPREVFIYNVADHEEAYAETDSQGISYTAGVPPVAAALLVARGEWDAQRMVNVEELPAEPFLKALDVMGLPTRVKDEKGDRPWDAEA, encoded by the coding sequence TTGAAGAAGAACGTTCTTATCATTGGTGCAGGAGGTGTCGCCAAGGTGGTGGCCCACAAGTGCGCGCAGCATAACGACGAACTGGGTCGTATCGCTATCGCGTCACGGAACATCTCCAAATGCCAGGCCATCATCGACAGCGTCAAGGCCAAGGGTAGCCTCAAGGTGCCCGCCGACATCCGGGCCTTCTCGCTCAATGCCCTCGATGTCGAGGCAACCAAGGCGCTGATCCGCGAGACCGGATCGCAAATCGTCATCAACGTCGGTTCCGCCTTCCTCAACATGTCGGTGCTGCGTGCCTGCATCGATACCGGTGTCGCCTACCTGGACACCGCCATCCACGAAGAGCCGGGCAAGATCTGCGAGACCCCGCCGTGGTACGGCAACTACGAGTGGAAACACCTCGAAGAGTGCCAACAAAAGAACATCACCGCCATTCTCGGCGTCGGTTTCGACCCGGGTGTGGTGAACAGCTACGCCAAGCTCGCGCAGCAGCAGTATTTCGACCGCATCGACTCGATCGACATCCTCGACGTCAATGCCGGGTCCCATGGCAAGTACTTCGCCACCAACTTCGACCCGGAAATCAACTTCCGCGAGTTCACAGGTCAAGTCTGGAGCTGGCAGAACAGCCAGTGGACCAGCAACACCATGTTCGAAGTCAAGCGTACCGACGACCTGCCAGTGGTGGGCTCGCAGAACCTGTACCTGACCGGCCACGACGAAGTCCATTCGATTTCGAAGAACCTCGACGTGCCGAACGTGCGTTTCTGGATGAGCTTCGGCGAGCACTACATCAACGTGTTCACCGTGCTGAAAAATCTCGGCCTGCTCTCCGAGCAACCGGTGAAAACTGCCGAAGGCCTGGAAGTGGTACCGCTGAAAGTGGTCAAGGCCGTGCTGCCGGACCCCGCCTCACTGGCTCCTGGCTACACCGGCAAGACCTGCATCGGCGACCTGGTCAAGGGCACCAAGGACGGCCAGCCGCGCGAAGTGTTCATCTACAACGTGGCTGACCACGAAGAAGCCTACGCCGAGACCGATAGCCAGGGTATTTCCTACACCGCTGGCGTTCCGCCGGTTGCCGCGGCCTTGCTGGTCGCCCGTGGCGAATGGGATGCCCAGCGCATGGTCAACGTCGAGGAACTGCCAGCCGAGCCGTTCCTCAAGGCGCTGGACGTGATGGGCCTGCCCACCCGCGTGAAAGATGAGAAAGGCGATCGTCCCTGGGACGCTGAAGCCTAA
- a CDS encoding class I SAM-dependent methyltransferase → MDEEKLHAFMGKLVGDMGAAATLANVILGDELGLYRAMADSEAVTPEALASKTACHPRLVREWLNAQAAAGYMVHERGRFRLPEEQAMALAIEASPAYMTGGAAVVAALFHDKDKLVAAMRGDGGLAWGDHHPCMFSGTERFFRPGYRTFLVSEWLPALDGVVAKLQAGAKVADVGCGHGASTLVMAQAFPASTFIGYDYHAPSIATATERAREAGLQGQVAFAQASAKDYPGHDHDLVCFFDCLHDMGDPVGAARHAYRALKSDGTVMLVEPYAEDALDGNLTPVGRLFYAASTFICTPNSLSQEVGLGLGAQAGEARLRAVFEEAGFTRFRRATQTPFNLILEARK, encoded by the coding sequence ATGGACGAGGAAAAACTGCACGCATTCATGGGCAAGCTGGTGGGCGACATGGGCGCCGCAGCCACGCTGGCCAATGTCATTCTCGGAGACGAGCTGGGCTTGTACCGGGCCATGGCCGATAGCGAGGCCGTTACCCCGGAGGCGCTGGCCAGCAAAACCGCCTGTCATCCGCGCCTGGTGCGGGAATGGCTCAATGCCCAGGCGGCGGCCGGCTACATGGTGCATGAACGAGGGCGTTTCCGCCTGCCTGAGGAGCAAGCCATGGCGCTGGCTATCGAAGCGTCGCCTGCCTATATGACCGGTGGCGCCGCAGTGGTGGCGGCGCTGTTCCACGACAAGGACAAACTGGTGGCGGCCATGCGCGGCGATGGCGGCCTGGCCTGGGGCGATCATCACCCGTGCATGTTCAGTGGCACCGAACGCTTCTTCCGACCCGGTTATCGAACGTTCCTGGTGTCCGAGTGGCTACCGGCACTCGATGGCGTGGTGGCCAAGCTGCAGGCGGGCGCCAAGGTGGCGGACGTGGGCTGCGGACACGGCGCTTCCACGCTGGTGATGGCCCAGGCGTTTCCGGCTTCGACCTTCATCGGCTACGACTACCATGCACCCTCCATCGCCACGGCCACGGAGCGTGCGCGTGAAGCCGGGTTGCAGGGGCAGGTGGCGTTTGCCCAGGCCTCGGCCAAGGACTATCCCGGGCATGATCACGACCTGGTGTGCTTCTTCGATTGCCTGCATGACATGGGTGATCCGGTGGGGGCGGCGCGCCATGCCTACCGGGCGCTGAAATCCGATGGCACGGTGATGCTGGTGGAGCCCTACGCCGAGGACGCCCTGGATGGCAACCTGACCCCGGTCGGACGCCTGTTCTATGCCGCGTCGACGTTCATCTGCACGCCGAATTCGCTGTCGCAGGAGGTGGGCCTGGGGCTGGGGGCGCAAGCGGGGGAGGCGCGCTTGCGGGCGGTGTTCGAGGAGGCTGGGTTCACCAGGTTCCGGCGGGCTACGCAGACACCGTTCAATCTGATTCTGGAGGCCAGGAAGTAG
- the mqo gene encoding malate dehydrogenase (quinone) — MKITNKRNWALLGLTCAMLNAQAAETKRVDVLLVGGGIMSSTLAVWLNELEPGWSMQMVERLDKVAEESSNGWNNAGTGHSALAELNYTPEKDGKIDITKAVEINESFQITRQFLAWQVRQGVLKNPRSFINSTPHMSFVWGDDNIRFLKKRYEALQASPLFRPMQYSEDPEQIRKWVPLMMQGRDPAQKLAVTWTPIGTDVNFGEITRQYVGYLQSRPNFDLKLSSEVRDISRNDDGSWHVEYKNLKDGSESSTDAKFLFIGAGGAALPLLQKSGIDEAKDYAGFPVGGSFLVTENPTIAQQHMAKAYGIAATGAPPMSVPHLDTRVLDGKRMILFGPFATFSTKFLKEGSLLDLFASMSLHNSWPMVRVGVREFDLVRYLIGQVMQSDDDRFAALQTYYPEAKKEDWRLWQAGQRVQIIKKDKDQGGVLKLGTEVVASKDGSIAGLLGASPGASTAPPIMLDLLNKVFKEQVASAPWQAKIKQIVPSYGIHLNDHPDRVQEEWDYTNEVLQLAPAPEIDKRQDPGNPKDIQPIKQGHQDTDPDLKP, encoded by the coding sequence ATGAAAATCACGAACAAGCGTAATTGGGCCTTGTTGGGCCTGACGTGCGCCATGCTCAACGCGCAGGCCGCCGAGACCAAGCGGGTCGATGTGCTGCTGGTGGGCGGCGGGATCATGAGTTCGACCCTGGCGGTCTGGCTCAACGAGCTGGAACCCGGCTGGTCGATGCAGATGGTCGAGCGCCTGGACAAGGTCGCCGAAGAGAGTTCCAACGGCTGGAACAATGCCGGCACCGGCCATTCGGCGCTCGCCGAACTCAACTACACCCCGGAGAAGGACGGCAAGATCGACATCACCAAGGCGGTGGAGATCAATGAGTCGTTCCAGATTACCCGCCAGTTCCTGGCCTGGCAGGTAAGGCAGGGTGTGTTGAAGAATCCACGCTCGTTCATCAACAGCACCCCGCACATGAGTTTCGTCTGGGGTGACGACAATATCCGCTTTCTCAAAAAGCGCTACGAGGCGTTGCAGGCCAGTCCGTTGTTCCGTCCGATGCAGTATTCAGAAGACCCCGAGCAGATCCGCAAGTGGGTGCCATTGATGATGCAGGGGCGTGACCCCGCGCAGAAGTTGGCGGTGACCTGGACACCCATCGGTACCGACGTCAATTTTGGCGAGATCACCCGCCAGTACGTGGGCTACCTGCAAAGCCGGCCGAATTTCGACCTGAAGTTGTCCAGCGAAGTCCGCGACATCAGCCGCAACGACGATGGCTCCTGGCATGTCGAGTACAAGAACCTGAAGGACGGCAGCGAGTCGAGCACCGATGCCAAGTTCCTGTTCATCGGTGCCGGCGGCGCGGCACTGCCGCTGCTGCAGAAGTCGGGTATCGACGAAGCCAAGGACTATGCAGGATTCCCGGTTGGGGGCTCGTTCCTGGTCACCGAAAACCCCACCATCGCCCAGCAGCACATGGCCAAGGCCTATGGCATCGCCGCCACCGGCGCGCCGCCGATGTCGGTGCCGCACCTCGATACGCGGGTGCTCGACGGCAAGCGGATGATCCTGTTCGGGCCGTTCGCGACGTTTTCCACCAAGTTCCTCAAGGAAGGCTCGCTACTCGACCTGTTCGCCAGCATGAGCCTGCACAACAGCTGGCCGATGGTGCGGGTCGGCGTGCGCGAGTTCGATCTGGTGCGCTACCTGATCGGCCAGGTGATGCAGTCCGATGACGACCGCTTCGCGGCGTTGCAGACGTACTATCCCGAGGCGAAAAAGGAAGACTGGCGCCTGTGGCAAGCCGGGCAGCGGGTGCAGATCATCAAGAAGGACAAGGACCAAGGCGGCGTGCTCAAGCTCGGTACCGAGGTGGTGGCATCGAAGGATGGCAGCATCGCCGGTTTGCTCGGCGCCTCGCCGGGCGCGTCCACCGCGCCGCCGATCATGCTCGACTTGCTGAACAAGGTCTTCAAGGAACAGGTCGCCTCGGCGCCCTGGCAGGCGAAGATCAAGCAGATCGTGCCGTCCTATGGCATTCACCTGAACGATCATCCGGACCGGGTGCAGGAGGAATGGGATTACACCAACGAGGTATTGCAGCTGGCTCCGGCGCCGGAGATCGACAAACGCCAGGACCCTGGCAATCCCAAGGATATCCAGCCGATCAAACAGGGCCACCAGGATACCGATCCGGACCTCAAACCCTAG
- a CDS encoding SOS response-associated peptidase family protein, giving the protein MCQCIVQTPATGGQLGPFSLPGCAIAGEDDDPAATTARQGDTRQRLVKPRMRLRAILRRDGEPTPLLVRWGWVPHWSMGTRPAVTELSLEQVMRTRLYARLRDEGRALIPVEGWYESVRDGAPGARPRLAYVTSRCAGPLFLAAVAQASSEHNGCDGLALVTHDPGDGAKRLLALDAIGAQAWLSPDLDWEQASTLATHGGLGAGQLEQLFWARRSFMAPRRRETPARSALTTNAT; this is encoded by the coding sequence ATGTGCCAATGCATCGTCCAGACCCCAGCAACCGGTGGCCAGCTCGGGCCGTTCAGCCTGCCCGGTTGCGCGATCGCAGGCGAGGACGACGACCCCGCAGCCACCACGGCGCGGCAAGGCGACACCCGGCAACGCCTGGTCAAGCCGCGGATGCGCCTGCGGGCGATCTTGCGTCGCGACGGCGAGCCTACCCCGCTCCTAGTGCGCTGGGGCTGGGTGCCGCACTGGTCGATGGGCACCCGGCCAGCGGTGACCGAGCTATCGCTCGAGCAGGTGATGCGAACCCGCCTGTACGCCAGGCTGCGCGACGAAGGCCGTGCATTGATCCCCGTGGAGGGATGGTACGAATCGGTCCGTGACGGTGCGCCAGGCGCCCGCCCTCGCCTGGCGTACGTCACCTCGCGTTGCGCCGGGCCGTTGTTCCTCGCGGCCGTGGCCCAGGCCAGCAGCGAACACAACGGCTGTGACGGCCTGGCCTTGGTGACCCACGACCCGGGCGATGGCGCGAAACGCCTCCTCGCCCTCGACGCCATCGGCGCGCAAGCATGGCTTAGCCCCGACCTCGACTGGGAACAGGCCAGTACCCTGGCGACCCACGGGGGGCTGGGCGCAGGCCAGCTGGAACAACTTTTCTGGGCCAGGCGCAGCTTCATGGCACCGCGCAGGCGGGAAACGCCAGCGCGGTCGGCGCTCACCACGAACGCAACCTGA
- a CDS encoding thiamine pyrophosphate-requiring protein, with the protein MATTVSDFLVERLSEWGVTRIFGYPGDGINGVFGALRRAGKIEFVQCRHEEMAAFMASAHAKFTGELGVCIATSGPGASHLLTGLYDARLDHMPVLAIVGQQARTALGGHYQQELDLVSMFKDVAGAFVQQAAAPAQVRHLVDRAARTALGERRVTALILPNDLQELPYEAPARAHGTLHSGVGYNRPSVVPRAEELERAAQVLNSGEKVAILVGAGALQASRQVAAVANTLGAGVAKALLGKAVLADELPWVTGSIGLLGTEPSLKLMNECDTLLMIGSGFPYAEFLPEEGKARGVQIDIAPDMLGLRYPMEVNLQGDAAETLDALLPLLVHKEKRTWRERIEGWRKRWDEKLQKRALAPASPINPQRVVHELSPRLPDQAIITSDSGSCANWFARDLQIRPGMQCSLSGGLASMGAAVPYAIAAKFAHPERSVIALVGDGAMQMNNLAELITVAKYWRQWANGRWICAVFNNQDLNQVTWEQRVMQGDPKFAASQDIPDVPYHLFAISIGLKGIYVDREEDVGPAWEQALASDVPVVIDFRTDPDVPPLPPHISLEQAKKFASALIQDPDRGGIIKQTARQLLSSVLPGSKD; encoded by the coding sequence ATGGCAACCACCGTCAGCGACTTTCTCGTCGAACGCCTCAGCGAATGGGGTGTGACGCGCATCTTCGGCTACCCCGGCGACGGCATCAACGGCGTGTTCGGCGCCCTGCGCCGTGCCGGCAAGATCGAGTTCGTCCAGTGCCGCCACGAAGAGATGGCGGCGTTCATGGCCAGCGCCCACGCCAAGTTCACCGGTGAGCTGGGCGTGTGCATCGCCACCTCCGGACCGGGTGCCTCGCACCTGCTCACCGGCCTCTACGACGCGCGCCTGGACCACATGCCGGTACTGGCGATCGTCGGCCAGCAGGCACGCACTGCGCTGGGCGGCCATTACCAGCAGGAACTGGACCTGGTCTCGATGTTCAAGGATGTAGCCGGCGCGTTCGTCCAGCAAGCGGCAGCGCCAGCCCAGGTCCGCCATCTGGTCGACCGCGCCGCCCGTACCGCGCTGGGTGAACGCCGGGTGACGGCGCTGATATTGCCCAATGACCTGCAGGAACTGCCCTACGAGGCGCCAGCGCGGGCCCATGGCACCCTGCACTCCGGCGTCGGCTACAACCGGCCCAGCGTAGTGCCCCGGGCCGAAGAGCTGGAGCGTGCCGCGCAGGTGCTCAACAGCGGCGAAAAGGTGGCAATCCTGGTCGGCGCCGGGGCCCTGCAAGCCAGCCGCCAGGTCGCAGCGGTGGCCAACACCCTGGGCGCCGGCGTTGCCAAGGCGCTGTTGGGCAAGGCCGTGCTGGCCGATGAACTGCCCTGGGTCACCGGAAGCATCGGCCTGCTGGGCACCGAACCAAGCCTGAAACTGATGAACGAATGCGACACCCTGCTGATGATAGGTTCGGGCTTTCCCTATGCCGAATTCCTACCTGAGGAAGGCAAGGCGCGGGGCGTGCAGATCGACATAGCGCCCGACATGCTTGGCCTTCGCTACCCAATGGAAGTGAACCTGCAGGGCGACGCGGCCGAGACCCTCGATGCCTTGCTTCCACTCCTGGTCCACAAGGAAAAGCGCACCTGGCGCGAGCGCATCGAGGGCTGGCGCAAGCGTTGGGACGAAAAGTTGCAAAAGCGTGCCCTCGCCCCCGCTTCGCCCATCAATCCGCAGCGCGTGGTGCATGAACTGTCGCCACGCCTGCCGGACCAGGCGATCATCACCAGCGACTCAGGCTCATGCGCCAACTGGTTCGCCCGTGATCTGCAGATTCGCCCAGGCATGCAGTGCTCGCTGTCCGGCGGCCTGGCCTCGATGGGCGCGGCGGTTCCCTACGCGATTGCCGCGAAGTTCGCCCACCCCGAGCGCAGCGTGATCGCCCTGGTCGGCGACGGTGCCATGCAGATGAACAACCTCGCCGAGTTGATCACCGTGGCCAAGTACTGGCGCCAGTGGGCGAACGGCCGCTGGATCTGCGCGGTCTTCAACAATCAGGACCTCAACCAGGTGACCTGGGAACAGCGCGTGATGCAGGGCGACCCCAAGTTCGCCGCCAGCCAGGACATCCCCGATGTGCCCTACCACCTGTTCGCCATCTCGATCGGACTCAAGGGCATCTATGTCGACCGTGAGGAAGACGTCGGCCCGGCCTGGGAGCAGGCCCTGGCCAGCGACGTGCCGGTGGTGATCGATTTTCGCACCGACCCGGACGTGCCACCGCTACCACCGCACATCAGCCTGGAACAGGCGAAGAAGTTCGCCTCGGCACTGATCCAGGACCCGGATCGCGGCGGGATCATCAAGCAGACCGCGCGCCAGTTGCTCAGTAGCGTGCTGCCTGGATCCAAGGATTGA
- a CDS encoding putative DNA modification/repair radical SAM protein — protein MQLIAKLGILADAAKYDASCASSGAPKRSSRGGDGLGATDGMGICHSYTPDGRCVSLLKVLLTNFCLYDCQYCVNRRSSNVPRARFSPEEVVRLTLDFYRRNCISGLFLSSGIIRSADYTMEQLIRVAQLLREDHGFRGYIHLKTIPDADPLLIEEAGRLADRLSVNIELPTDASLKRLAPEKHAHTIRQAMGVIHQGQQAVANEPRAPRFTPAGQSTQVIVGADATDDSTLLRNAESLYQGYGLKRVYYSAFSPIPDSPGSVPLAAPPLLREHRLYQADFLLRGYGYKAGELLSDNTNLALDIDPKLAWALANREVFPLDVNRAEPALLARIPGIGLRSVQRLVALRRERRIRYDDLIQLRCVLEKARPFIVTSDYRPAQAELRSGLLRARLREPQAPIQMGLWG, from the coding sequence ATGCAGCTCATCGCCAAGCTCGGCATCCTCGCCGACGCCGCCAAATATGACGCTTCCTGCGCCAGCAGCGGCGCCCCCAAGCGCAGCTCGCGGGGCGGCGATGGCCTGGGTGCCACTGATGGCATGGGTATCTGCCACAGCTATACCCCCGATGGGCGCTGCGTGTCGTTGCTCAAGGTGCTGTTGACCAACTTCTGTCTGTACGACTGCCAATACTGCGTCAATCGCCGCTCCAGCAACGTGCCTCGGGCGCGCTTCAGCCCCGAGGAGGTCGTACGCCTCACCCTCGATTTCTACCGGCGCAACTGCATCAGCGGCCTGTTCCTGAGTTCGGGCATCATTCGCTCGGCCGACTACACCATGGAGCAACTGATCCGCGTCGCCCAGCTGTTGCGCGAGGACCACGGCTTTCGCGGTTACATCCACCTCAAGACCATTCCCGACGCCGACCCGCTGCTGATCGAGGAAGCCGGACGCCTGGCCGACCGCTTGAGCGTGAACATCGAGTTGCCCACCGACGCCAGCCTCAAACGCCTGGCACCGGAAAAACACGCACACACCATCCGCCAGGCCATGGGCGTGATCCATCAGGGCCAGCAGGCCGTCGCCAATGAGCCACGCGCCCCGCGCTTCACCCCGGCCGGGCAGAGCACCCAGGTGATCGTCGGTGCCGATGCCACCGACGACAGCACGCTGCTGCGCAACGCCGAGTCGCTGTACCAGGGCTACGGGCTCAAACGCGTCTACTACTCGGCGTTCAGCCCGATTCCCGACAGCCCCGGCAGCGTTCCGCTGGCTGCCCCGCCTCTGCTGCGCGAACACCGCCTGTATCAGGCCGACTTCCTGCTGCGCGGTTATGGCTACAAGGCTGGCGAACTGCTCAGCGACAATACCAACCTGGCACTGGATATCGACCCCAAGCTGGCTTGGGCATTGGCCAACCGCGAGGTTTTTCCGCTGGACGTGAACCGGGCCGAGCCGGCCTTGCTGGCACGTATCCCCGGTATCGGCCTGCGCAGCGTGCAGCGCTTGGTGGCGCTGCGCCGCGAGCGGCGGATCCGCTATGACGACCTCATCCAACTGCGCTGCGTGCTGGAAAAAGCCCGACCGTTCATCGTCACCAGCGACTATCGCCCGGCCCAGGCCGAACTGCGCAGCGGGCTGTTGCGGGCGCGCCTGCGCGAGCCGCAGGCACCGATACAGATGGGCCTGTGGGGATGA
- a CDS encoding TIGR03915 family putative DNA repair protein, producing the protein MGMIALDCDNLFGRWREQARCLLGHGIDPAEVTWAQGPIDDLLATPTPLPEGPGPFKARVPAALLSQLEQAARYRGEQRWNLLYEVLWRVAHGDRTAMLAGDCLGSELQRRIKQVSREAHHLHAFVRFVPLPEGLAEQLQLDLVAYHEPAHDILESASGHFADRLGRQRWLIATPEDGIRFDGQAFDYQRRCPQAWRDWARNADDPGAELWRTYYRHTFNPARLNPDALRQHLPGRFWRHLPEGMLIPQLEGLARQGKQRDGQAIEVASQRGKRVGRLQPNVPPPISS; encoded by the coding sequence GTGGGGATGATCGCGCTCGATTGCGACAACCTCTTCGGCCGCTGGCGCGAGCAGGCCCGCTGCCTGCTCGGGCATGGCATCGACCCAGCCGAAGTGACCTGGGCCCAAGGGCCGATCGATGACTTGCTGGCCACGCCGACGCCGTTGCCCGAGGGGCCGGGGCCGTTCAAGGCTCGGGTACCGGCAGCGCTGCTGAGCCAGCTGGAACAGGCGGCGCGCTACCGCGGCGAGCAGCGCTGGAATCTGCTGTATGAGGTGCTTTGGCGCGTGGCCCATGGCGACCGCACCGCCATGCTCGCCGGTGACTGCCTGGGCAGTGAACTGCAGCGGCGGATCAAGCAAGTGAGCCGGGAAGCCCATCACTTGCACGCATTCGTGCGCTTCGTGCCACTGCCCGAAGGCCTGGCCGAGCAACTGCAACTCGACCTGGTGGCCTATCACGAGCCGGCCCACGATATCCTCGAAAGCGCCAGCGGGCACTTTGCCGATCGCCTCGGTCGCCAGCGCTGGTTGATCGCCACACCCGAAGATGGCATTCGCTTCGATGGCCAGGCGTTCGATTACCAGCGGCGCTGCCCGCAAGCCTGGCGCGACTGGGCGCGCAACGCCGATGACCCAGGCGCCGAGCTATGGCGCACCTATTACCGGCACACCTTCAATCCTGCCCGCCTCAACCCTGATGCCCTGCGCCAACATCTGCCGGGACGGTTCTGGCGGCACCTGCCGGAGGGCATGCTGATTCCACAGTTGGAGGGCTTGGCCCGTCAGGGCAAGCAGCGCGATGGGCAGGCCATCGAAGTGGCCAGCCAACGCGGCAAGCGGGTGGGTCGACTCCAGCCGAACGTTCCGCCCCCAATATCGTCTTAA
- the treS gene encoding maltose alpha-D-glucosyltransferase, translated as MTQPDPSYVKWLEDRSMLKASQERARLYAGQSRLWLNPYAEAQPRRATEIASVWLTVYPDAIIAPEGCSVLAALGHEALWKRLSELGVQGIHTGPIKQSGGVRGRDYTPSIDGNFDRIGFDIDPLYGSEQELVHMSRMAAAHNAVTIDDLIPSHTGKGADFRLAELAHGAFPGLYHMVEVREEDWPLLPEVPPGRDAVNLSPAQCDELKLRHYIVGQLQRVIFFEPGVKETDWSATAPITGVDGKTRRWVYLHYFKEGQPSLNWLDPTFAAQQMIIGDALHALDCLGARGLRLDANGFLGVEARAEGPAWSESHPLSIVGNQLIGGMIRKAGGFSFQELNLTLDDIAQMSKGGADLSYDFITRPAYQHALLTGDTEFLRLMLKEMHTFGIDPASLIHALQNHDELTVELVHFWTLHAHDMYMYKGQTLPGNILREHIREEIYERLSGEHAPYNLRFVTNGISCTTASLITAALGIRDLERISASDIERVQKVHLLLVMYNAMQPGVVALSGWDLVGALPLAAEQVAERMGDGDTRWIHRGGYDLAGLDDQAEASVRGMPRARALYGSLASQLEHGDSFACKVKKLLAVRQAYGIATSRQVLVPEVASPGLLVMVHELPAGRGIQISALNFSQEVIAEELQLTGFTPGPVVDMINETLEGDLTEDGRLMINLDPYEALCLRIVSSSGHV; from the coding sequence ATGACCCAACCCGACCCGTCGTACGTCAAGTGGCTCGAAGACCGCTCCATGCTCAAGGCTTCCCAGGAACGCGCCCGCCTCTACGCCGGGCAGTCGCGCCTGTGGCTCAACCCCTACGCCGAAGCCCAACCCCGGCGAGCCACCGAAATCGCCTCGGTGTGGCTGACCGTCTACCCTGACGCCATCATCGCTCCCGAAGGCTGCTCGGTACTCGCGGCACTGGGCCACGAAGCCCTGTGGAAACGCCTCTCCGAGCTCGGTGTGCAAGGCATCCACACCGGCCCCATCAAGCAGTCCGGCGGCGTGCGTGGGCGCGACTACACACCCAGCATCGACGGCAACTTCGATCGCATCGGCTTCGACATCGACCCGCTCTACGGCAGCGAGCAGGAGCTGGTGCACATGAGCCGCATGGCAGCCGCGCACAACGCCGTCACCATCGACGACCTGATCCCCTCGCATACCGGCAAGGGCGCCGACTTCCGCCTGGCCGAACTGGCCCACGGCGCCTTCCCAGGGCTCTACCACATGGTCGAGGTCCGCGAGGAGGACTGGCCATTGCTGCCCGAGGTGCCGCCAGGGCGTGACGCGGTCAACCTGTCGCCGGCACAGTGCGACGAACTCAAGCTGCGCCACTACATCGTCGGCCAACTGCAACGGGTGATCTTCTTCGAGCCCGGGGTCAAGGAAACCGACTGGAGCGCCACCGCACCGATCACCGGGGTGGACGGCAAGACCCGGCGCTGGGTGTACCTGCACTACTTCAAGGAGGGCCAACCTTCGCTCAACTGGCTCGATCCGACCTTCGCCGCCCAGCAGATGATCATCGGCGATGCCCTGCATGCGCTGGACTGCCTGGGCGCACGCGGCCTGCGCCTGGACGCCAATGGTTTTCTCGGCGTCGAGGCCCGCGCCGAAGGCCCGGCCTGGTCCGAGAGCCATCCGCTGTCGATCGTCGGCAACCAACTGATCGGCGGCATGATTCGCAAGGCCGGCGGTTTCAGTTTCCAGGAACTCAACCTGACCCTGGACGATATCGCGCAGATGTCCAAGGGCGGCGCCGACCTGTCCTACGACTTCATCACCCGGCCCGCCTACCAGCATGCCCTGCTCACCGGCGACACCGAGTTCCTGCGCCTGATGCTCAAGGAAATGCACACCTTCGGTATCGACCCGGCATCGCTGATCCATGCCCTGCAGAACCATGACGAGCTGACCGTGGAGCTGGTGCATTTCTGGACCCTGCACGCCCACGACATGTACATGTACAAGGGCCAGACCCTGCCGGGCAACATCCTGCGCGAACACATCCGCGAGGAGATCTACGAGCGCCTGTCGGGCGAGCATGCGCCCTACAACCTGCGCTTCGTCACCAATGGCATCTCCTGCACCACCGCCAGCCTGATCACCGCGGCGCTGGGCATCCGCGACCTGGAGCGTATCAGTGCGTCGGACATCGAGCGGGTGCAGAAGGTGCACCTGCTGCTGGTGATGTACAACGCCATGCAGCCGGGCGTGGTCGCGCTGTCCGGCTGGGACCTGGTCGGCGCGCTGCCATTGGCCGCCGAACAGGTTGCCGAACGCATGGGCGATGGCGATACCCGCTGGATCCACCGCGGCGGCTACGACCTGGCCGGGCTCGATGACCAGGCAGAGGCTTCGGTACGCGGCATGCCCCGTGCCCGCGCGCTGTATGGGAGCCTGGCCAGCCAGTTGGAACATGGCGACTCGTTCGCCTGCAAGGTGAAGAAACTGCTGGCCGTGCGTCAGGCCTATGGCATCGCCACCAGCCGCCAGGTGCTGGTGCCCGAGGTTGCCAGCCCGGGGCTGCTGGTGATGGTGCATGAGTTACCGGCGGGCCGCGGCATCCAGATCAGCGCGCTGAACTTCAGCCAGGAGGTGATTGCCGAGGAGCTGCAGTTGACCGGTTTCACCCCAGGCCCGGTGGTGGACATGATCAACGAGACCCTCGAGGGCGACCTGACCGAGGATGGCCGCCTGATGATCAATCTGGACCCTTATGAGGCGCTGTGCCTGCGGATCGTCAGCAGCAGCGGACATGTCTGA